The Triticum aestivum cultivar Chinese Spring chromosome 3A, IWGSC CS RefSeq v2.1, whole genome shotgun sequence genome includes a region encoding these proteins:
- the LOC123062843 gene encoding extensin-1, producing the protein MKVSVGHQPKGQLWLVLAVLVAFAMLSEAARSLPPPSLSASPTYAPIIKVIGKAYCYRCFNEAHPEESHGKEHLEGAMVKVTCQANDQAIVRFGYTESNGKYSVAITGLPLSGTFGADSCKVELHAAAGGSDCNVPMELNLSGVSVYSKSNEEVVLQANQVMAFGSKKTFAGCSKPHILPSMYPSNSQPLPYHASPPSNYKSPPLLHQHSPPPSNKFPPPSYQYPSPPQNFYSSPPPSNNYQAPPTSNNPTPTHKYLSPPYYYNSPPPNSHVAPPLPYLQSPPPYNYKSPLLPLSPAPPRHYNSRPPSNYGSSPPPYQYSPPVPPKHLQPNVPHANQPPASISPQPLYPYSSPPPYLNSNQSPPPPIQLPHVKSPQVSSTSPQPLYPYGSPPSASISPQPLYPYSSPPPYLSSYQSPPPPIQLPHAKAPPVPSTSPQPLHHYSSPPPSLMNSHQSPPPPNRLS; encoded by the exons ATGAAAGTAAGCGTTGGACACCAGCCAAAGGGTCAGCTATGGCTGGTCTTAGCCGTGCTGGTTGCCTTTGCAATGCTCAGTGAGGCAGCCAGAAGCTTGCCACCACCTTCTCTTTCAGCATCGCCAACGTATGCTCCTATCATTAAGGTGATAGGCAAAGCATACTGCTATAGATGCTTCAATGAGGCACACCCAGAAGAATCGCATGGGAAGGAGCACCTGgaag GAGCCATGGTCAAGGTCACTTGCCAGGCCAATGACCAAGCAATAGTGAGATTTGGCTACACCGAAAGCAATGGCAAATACAGTGTGGCCATTACCGGGTTGCCACTTAGCGGCACCTTTGGGGCTGACTCGTGCAAGGTTGAGCTCCATGCAGCAGCAGGAGGATCTGACTGCAATGTGCCCATGGAGTTAAATCTCTCTGGAGTTAGCGTTTACTCAAAGTCCAATGAAGAAGTGGTTCTCCAAGCCAACCAAGtaatggcatttggatcaaagaAAACATTTGCTGGATGTTCAAAACCTCACATTCTACCATCGATGTATCCATCTAATTCACAGCCACTCCCATACCATGCCTCACCTCCATCCAACTACAAATCCCCACCATTACTGCACCAGCATTCACCACCTCCTTCAAACAAGTTTCCACCTCCATCGTATCAGTATCCATCACCTCCCCAGAACTTCTACTCTTCGCCACCCCCATCAAACAACTACCAAGCTCCACCAACATCTAACAATCCAACACCAACCCACAAGTATTTATCACCTCCATACTACTACAACTCCCCACCTCCAAACAGCCACGTAGCTCCACCGCTGCCATACCTGCAGTCCCCACCTCCGTACAACTACAAGTCGCCTCTTCTACCATTGTCACCAGCGCCTCCTCGCCATTATAACTCTCGACCTCCATCTAACTATGGATCTTCACCCCCACCTTACCAATATTCTCCACCTGTACCACCAAAACATCTACAACCAAATGTTCCTCATGCTAATCAGCCACCAGCATCAATATCACCACAGCCTCTTTACCCCTACAGCTCTCCACCACCATATCTGAACTCGAACCAATCCCCACCACCACCGATTCAGCTTCCTCATGTAAAATCGCCACAAGTTTCTTCAACATCTCCACAGCCTCTTTACCCCTATGGCTCTCCACCATCAGCATCAATATCTCCACAGCCTCTTTACCCCTACAGCTCTCCACCACCATATCTGAGCTCTTACCAATCCCCACCACCACCGATTCAGCTTCCTCATGCAAAAGCGCCACCAGTTCCTTCAACATCTCCACAGCCTCTGCACCACTACAGCTCTCCACCACCATCACTTATGAACTCCCACCAATCCCCGCCACCACCGAATCGCCTGTCATGA
- the LOC123062844 gene encoding uncharacterized protein At3g49140, with protein sequence MSAGATINWIRTPFHAQRFHDFSSLSFRCRNTFGSIQPSWLATDQDSSLSKVRVAADYSDSVPDSKYMRDRGYHPLEEIKERPKKKDISLTDVETARTVVEANSKGLLVFPARVHNEPHGHVSWSEFQYAVDDYGDIFFQVPDDGNILEDDDANNPVTVLIGTDGAIIGETSAVTSDFSDHVVVEDSMDMHDNDSKVDTEITDILIEWGMPVTMRSIHPIYFAKCLTKAVHDNHGEKIDNPSNGVSIVGYLRPAFIEEESYLRSLFGAECSADGYSSNWREEYNREPRPASGTNGLIDGDKSKSDINDTESSIDSTIYKLEMMSIELFSVYGKQFMIDPQDFQDAEPDLLSNHASDIIKRVKENSDQCTMALRSLCSRKKGLTVEDASLIGVDSLGIDVRAFSGLEARTVRFSFNAQALSERSAEKKIKRMLFPRYRKTVKASAEDEC encoded by the exons ATGTCGGCAGGAGCCACTATAAACTGGATCAGAACCCCATTTCACGCCCAGAGATTTCATGACTTCTCAAGTTTAAG TTTTAGATGCCGAAACACTTTTGGATCAATTCAGCCTTCCTGGTTGGCAACTGATCAGGATTCATCCCTCTCCAAAGTCCGTGTGGCTGCAGACTACTCAGATTCAGTGCCAGATTCCAAGTACATGAGAGATCGGGGATACCATCCTCTTGAAGAAATCAAAGAACGCCCAAAGAAAAAAGACATTTCACTGACAGATGTAGAAACAGCTAGAACAGTAGTAGAG GCAAATAGCAAGGGATTGCTCGTATTTCCTGCCAGGGTCCATAATGAACCTCATGGACATGTTTCTTGGTCAGAATTTCAGTATGCTGTTGATGACTATGGAG ACATTTTCTTTCAAGTACCTGATGATGGGAACATCTTGGAAGATGATGATGCAAACAACCCTGTG ACAGTTTTGATCGGAACGGATGGTGCCATTATCGGTGAAACTAGTGCGGTAACTAGTGATTTCAGCGACCACGTGGTCGTTGAGGATTCTATGGACATGCATGATAATGACAGCAAG GTTGACACAGAAATAACGGATATTCTTATAGAGTGGGGAATGCCAGTGACGATGCGTTCAATACATCCTATATATTTTGCCAAGTGTTTGACAAAG GCTGTTCATGATAATCATGGGGAGAAGATCGATAATCCATCAAACGGTGTCTCTATTGTAGGATACCTGAGACCTGCTTTTATAGAAGAAGAGTCTTATTTGAGGAGTTTATTTGGTGCTGAATGCAGTGCCGATGGTTATTCATCTAATTGGAGAG AGGAATACAACAGAGAACCCCGGCCAGCTTCTGGAACCAATGGCCTAATTG ATGGTGATAAATCGAAATCGGACATCAACGATACGGAAAGTAGCATTGATTCAACCATCTACAAGCTGGAAATGATGTCAATTGAGCTGTTTTCTGTCTATGGTAAGCAG TTTATGATTGATCCACAAGACTTTCAAGATGCAGAACCAGATCTTCTTTCAAATCATGCTTCGGACATTATAAAACGCGTCAAAGAAAACAGTGATCAGTGTACCATGGCTCTAAGGTCCCTCTGTAGCCGGAAAAAAGGCCTTACAGTAGAG GATGCAAGTTTGATAGGTGTCGATAGTCTTGGTATCGACGTCAGAGCCTTTTCTGGCTTGGAAGCTCGGACCGTTCGATTTTCATTCAATGCCCAG GCGTTATCTGAACGTTCAGCTGAAAAGAAGATCAAGCGAATGCTTTTTCCGCGTTATCGCAAGACCGTGAAAGCTTCCGCTGAAGATGAATGTTAG